Proteins encoded together in one Cherax quadricarinatus isolate ZL_2023a chromosome 33, ASM3850222v1, whole genome shotgun sequence window:
- the LOC138853532 gene encoding phosphatase and actin regulator 4-like gives MFSSPSPVVHPRSHPPPPYHPPTSVAGAGVQNAVGHNLSNSEYGDDDVEDDDEGTDVDGVVYFNSSLGHFDTSQVEEVPAREPRLDAKPLKSALKKKNPSGTANGSAGTPPAGTPTDGSKPLSVRQDANSTKPIRFSYSRGDGDKSSGENKENSVPFTYLPPNTVLPNSLQESRVDDDDEDGPILYRDDDDDEDDATKVARRDSLAQKLKCRPNKQDLIDRNIIPVQSENDRKEFREAIGAKLTRRLSLRPTAEELEERNILKRTTPEEARKQKEEKRKILLPSSFKNYFFCNI, from the coding sequence ATGTTTTCCTCTCCATCACCTGTGGTCCACCCCAGGAGTCACCCGCCCCCGCCATATCATCCCCCGACCTCGGTGGCAGGAGCAGGAGTGCAAAATGCAGTGGGCCACAATCTTTCCAACTCTGAATATGGTGATGACGACGTTGAAGACGATGACGAAGGAACTGACGTGGACGGCGTCGTCTATTTTAACAGTAGCCTCGGCCACTTTGACACTTCTCAAGTGGAAGAGGTGCCTGCAAGAGAGCCCAGGCTGGATGCCAAGCCTCTCAAATCAGCGCTTAAGAAAAAGAATCCCTCAGGAACAGCAAATGGGTCAGCAGGTACTCCCCCTGCGGGCACGCCCACGGACGGTAGTAAGCCTCTGTCTGTGCGACAAGACGCCAACAGCACCAAGCCCATCCGGTTCTCTTATAGCAGAGGAGACGGAGACAAGTCATCAGGGGAAAATAAGGAGAACAGTGTTCCTTTCACCTACCTTCCTCCCAACACTGTCCTCCCCAACTCGTTGCAAGAGTCTCGAGTGGACGACGACGACGAGGATGGACCTATACTCTAccgtgacgatgatgatgatgaggatgacgcCACAAAAGTGGCGAGAAGAGATAGCCTTGCTCAGAAACTAAAGTGCCGACCCAACAAACAAGACCTCATTGATAGAAATATCATCCCTGTACAGTCCGAGAATGATAGGAAGGAATTTAGAGAAGCGATCGGTGCCAAGCTCACAAGACGTTTGAGTTTACGACCCACGGCTGAAGAGCTCGAAGAAAGAAATATACTTAAAAGGACTACCCCAGAGGAAGCGAGAAAACAGAAGGAGGAGAAGAGAAAAATCTTGCTAccatcttcttttaaaaattactttttttgtaatatatga